From Styela clava chromosome 6, kaStyClav1.hap1.2, whole genome shotgun sequence, one genomic window encodes:
- the LOC120331737 gene encoding uncharacterized protein LOC120331737: MSVKGTVLESYQFDVRDFSDRQIQVIKAACAAGKGNTELKRKLHLSIARQEHNRKKYFKKVTLERRKAYMKPVYDNLREKLHIPMSVWNFFGDARRRIDNFSQSLLPKSWSLYGQDTMEWPEIHIDEDAGHSPHVLAGMPANCVKLPGWERVKQAFLPRMYMEMYDPYNPTHTFNWDTLTLSTFILSCVVGVFHGAEYANRDLAKYKEHEGTVFYESRMMGQRVRDAVYARSLAKYAIRWGWRFGLLYAVTYGISQSMTIYRLEDKVGHYVAATGIATALYAWKSGPSGMMRFGIVGAILGIPLGICFATLGFNPRPLHYYSKVEPYATGPMSQEGMTLQERLLSTERTFETLFLLRTSHSPEINNEEFFRKFVGST; the protein is encoded by the exons ATGTCCGTTAAAGGCACCGTATTAGAAAGTTATCAGTTTGATGTTAGAGATTTCTCTGACAGGCAAATACAAGTTATCAAAGCTGCATGTGCTGCAGGAAAAGGTAACACAgaattgaaaagaaaattgcATTTATCCATTGCTCGTCAAGAGCACAACAGAAAAAAGTACTTCAAGAAAGTCACTCTTGAAAGAAGAAAAGCATACATGAAGCCAGTCTATGATAATCTGCGTGAAAAACTGCATATTCCCATGAGTGTATGGAATTTTTTTGGCGATGCTAGGAGAAGAATTGATAATTTCAGCCAGTCGTTACTTCCAAAGTCATGGTCACTGTATGGTCAG GACACAATGGAATGGCCAGAAATACATATTGATGAAGATGCAGGCCATTCACCTCATGTACTAGCAGGTATGCCTGCAAACTGTGTCAAATTACCTGGATGGGAACGAGTGAAGCAGGCTTTTTTACCAAGAATGTATATGGAAATGTATGATCCATACAACCCAACTCACACCTTTAACTGGGATACCCTAAC CTTGAGTACATTTATTTTGAGCTGCGTGGTTGGAGTTTTTCACGGTGCAGAATATGCAAACCGTGATCTTGCTAAATACAAAGAACATGAAGGGACTGTATTCTATGAATCCAG AATGATGGGCCAACGGGTTCGAGACGCTGTTTATGCGAGATCTTTAGCGAAGTACGCAATACGATGGGGATGGAGGTTCGGCCTACTATATGCAGTAACATACGGAATTAGTCAATCAATGACAATATACAGACTGGAGGACAAAGTCGGTCACTATGTTGCAGCTACTGGGATTGCCACAGCACTGTATGCATGGAAAAGTGGGCCATCTGGAATGATGAGATTTGGTATCGTAGGAGCCATTCTTGGAATTCCACTTGGTATATGCTTTGCAACTCTAGGATTCAATCCTAGGCCTCTGCATTACTATAGTAAGGTAGAACCTTATGCCACCGGGCCCATGTCTCAAGAAGGCATGACGTTACAAGAAAGACTGTTGAGCACAGAGCGGACTTTTGAGACGCTTTTTCTGTTACGAACTTCACATAGCCCAGAAATAAACAATGAagaattttttagaaaatttgtagGAAGTACATGA